The Thermodesulfovibrionales bacterium DNA segment GCAAGTTAATGAGCGAACGGAGCGTATGCAGCTTTTCGGAAAGCCCAAGACAATATTAGCTGCCGTCTGACAGCGCTACAGCCAAAACAGGTATAGAAACAAATACGGGGACAATAAATAAATAGCTATAAGGAATCTGAATGAAATCGTAAAAGAATGCAAGGTAGATCTTCAGGCCGGCTAAGGCAAATATCTTGTAATCAATATCCTCTTTGAATTTAAGAAAGAGCAGCCCTAGAATCCCTATGACCATTACTGAAGCAGCTAAATGAAAAATTTGCAGAATTCTTAATCTCTTCGCCAACGCCCCATTCAGGTAATCATAAAAAAAAGAAGCAAAACCAATTCCTCTAAAAAGGTGATAGGGCTTATCTGTCGAAGCTTGCCATTCTTTGACTTGCCATTCAACCGTCGCCGCCGTTGTGTAACCTGCATGCGATCTTAGAAAGATAGAAGGCTTTTTGACGAGGAAAGGAACTCCGTAAATCAAAATAATACCCAGCACGGCTACTGCTGCAATGACGAAAGCATTCTTTCTTTTTTCTGATAAGAAAATTATGCCCAGATATAATGGTACCCAAAGAATTAGCGAATATCTGGAGAGCAGGCAGAGTAACAATCCTAACCCTCTTAGGAAATTTGACTGAGAAAAAATAGTCAAGGACAGAATCAAATAATAGGCGGCAATCAACGTTTCAATGCTTATGCCAAATGCCTGAGGGTCATACTTTGTAAGCGCTAGAAGCGTAAAAAATGGAAGAAACCATAGACAGCCGATTCTTACCGGGGAAGCAGTTCTTCTTAGAACATAAACTCCATAGAAAGCGAGAGCGATACATAACACCACAAAAGCAGTCCATCGATAATCAAAGTGAAGCACTTCCGAAATTATAAAGGGCATCCATTGTAAGGGTAGATAGGCTGGGAACGCCTTATATCCCCACTCAGAAATTACTTGGTAAGGAAACTCGTTGTTGAGCAGTCTCTTTACCATTACGGCTATGATGGGAATAATATCGGAATATTTCACATCAATTCTGTAGTTGGCGAAGAGGCTGGTCAAAGCGATAGAAGTTATACCTATCCCTGCCGTCAAGTATCCCACCAACATAGCTCTTTTCCGTACCGGTATTTTATAGGGCTCACTGGATTTGTTCTTCCTTTCTAAAAAAGCAAGCCTTATGCCACCAAGACCGATTGTCAGGGAAGCAACAAAGAAGACAATCGGACTAAGATGAGGACCAAACCGGCCTCTCAAGAAGGTTATCATTCCGACTTCTAGCACGTAAGCTAGTAGGATTATTATGCTCGTGAAACGTTTGCTCATGGAACTAGTACCGGAAGGCAAGTTACTGGAAACGAATGGTGGAGCTGATTGGGAGCGAACCTACGACCTCTTGAATGCCATTCCTTGCTCCCTTCTTCCCCCATAAACAATATTCTATTTAGTCCAAATATTCGTGTCAATGAAAATGAATGATTCGACTTGCTTCTTCTGCCCTCCACAGTAAGGTCGAATGCGACATGTCCTCAAAATTCTCTTTGCGCTGGTGTGTAATGGTTTGCAATGGTTTTTATCGGGAAGTAGTACTGTGCCATAATGGTTTCAGTCTCACTTTTGTCGGTGGCGTCAAGCCAACGGACAGTTAGGCAGGGATATCTCATCTACCTTCAGGAATATCCGGAGGATTGATCCGCATGTTTTGACATAGTACGTTGAATGAAAGGAGGGACCATGAGCTTTTTTGTTGAAAAAGACTTGCGTGTGAAACAAATCCTTGAGGGTATCGCTTTGAGGGTTATATCGGGGGAGAAAACCATGATGACTTTTTTTGAGTTCGAACCCTATGCTGTGATACCGCCGCACAAACATCCTCATGAGCAGATTACCTATGTCATCGAAGGTGAGATGGAATTCACCGTTGAAGACAGGACCAGGGTCCTCAAGAAAGGGGATGGAGTA contains these protein-coding regions:
- a CDS encoding cupin domain-containing protein, which translates into the protein MMTFFEFEPYAVIPPHKHPHEQITYVIEGEMEFTVEDRTRVLKKGDGVVILANQAHHVRILDRPAKAVDAWYPRREDYL